Within Porites lutea chromosome 2, jaPorLute2.1, whole genome shotgun sequence, the genomic segment tacattgaagtatagaaaaactaacttcctaactaatctaaaatctaagataaaaactaaaataataaagatgaaaagaaaacacctgcttttcaaggaggccgtgtgtaaaaacagaaaatcgctaattaaattatttgtcaatcgaaatttacgtcttttaattttcccttaaatatactaggggatgtcaattgccgcacctccagaggcaagccgttccataacacacttccgctgtaagaaagacttcttttataaaattcagtacggggttgtggaacagcgagcttgtattCATTCTCTCTAAGATTATAACTGGTTAAatcgcagcgacgaacaaaacgcgaagtcaGATATTCTGAAGCAGTGTTATTTACAATGCTATGCATCATTATTGCTTTACTAACTGCGCGctgatggacaagtttcgaccactttaaattttgaaataattcactaGTACTGCAGTCATAATTAGAGAAAGTCAGAACGCGAGCGGCGCGATTctgcaatttctgcaatttagaagataggttcttagaacagtttccccacactacattacagtaatcaaagtgtggctgtaccagtgaattgtataCGTTAAGTAGAATCTCAAAAGGGAGAAAATACCTAATACGCTTAATCGCACTTATGCCAGAAGCAATCTTCTTAGAGATTTCGTTAATATGACACTCCCAAGAAAGATTTCCATCGATGTGAACACCTACGGATTTTGAAGTCGAAACGTGTTTAATCGGAAActtgttaatttcaattttgGGATTTCTTTCTAGCGTTGACAGTCTTTGCCTAGAcccaattaataaaaattctgTCTCAGTCGTGTTTAGTGTAAGTTTGTGCGCTGCAAGCCATATACGAATTCTATCTAAGTCTATGTTAACGCAACGCTCTATTTCTTCAACAACATTGCTCGCATAGGTGATACtagtgtcgtcagcatacattTTTGGTTGTAAATGCACAAGGCAATTCGGAAGGTCAtttatatacagtaaaaacaaaagaggccCCAAAATCGTTCCCTGCGGGACACCACAGGGTAGGTACGTTTCATATGACTTGTTGCAATTAACGAGACACGTTTGCATACGATTTCTCAAATAAGAACAGAACCACTGATTTGCAGAATCACGGATACCATATGcttgaagttttgaaagaagaatagCATGGTTTACCGTGTCAAAAGCCTTGTACAGACAACCAAGGCCGGTCAGTCTCGTACACCTTTGTAGAACGCTCGGGCATGATCGTGTTCAGCCCAAGGTTAATAATGTCAGTGAGAGTTCTAAGCTTGAGTTCACATGACAAATCAGGTGAGAGAAGGTCAGACCAAGGCACTTGAAGAAAAAATCTGCCCACACTGGCTCTTTTGCTGGGTCTCTTGTCTCTGGAGAGGATGATCTTGCATTTAGACTTAGAGGGCGCCTCCCTGATTCCCGGCCCCATAAACACAGACAGGTGGTCAGATAAACCAAAAGGAGGAAGGCTACATGGAGCAGAGAAAAATTCAGGGAAGTTGGTGAAAATTTGATCCAGAGTATTATTACCTCTAGTAGGAAATGGGACAGTAGGCTTGAGGTGAAAGGCCTTAACAGCAGATTGGACCATAGGAAGGAGCGACCTGTTAAAGTCACCAGCCAAAATAAGTCTCCGAGATggttaaaatatcaaaatcaagTTCCAAGGCCAACTCCTTCGTTTCAATAAAGTGTTGTCTACATTTGAGAAGCTCTGCGTTAAGATGGGCTATTTCCAAGAGCTTGTGTTGGTTTTTATGCACCGTTGATTGTGCATTCTTTGTCAATTGTATTCTATTACAATTTGCGCTCACGTGTCCACCCGAGTCAGGGATGCGACGAGTCGGTCGATTCCCATGAATAACAATCCTACTGCCGCTAGTATCTGGACCCGGTAATGGATGGATGTCGCCACTCAATGAAGTACGCAGTTCCATAAAGTTAAAACCAGCACAAGAGTTTGGACAATATGAAATTCtttgtttgaaatattttcgTCGCGAATCAGTGAACCGGCACATTGAACGACCACACCACCGAAGAGAAACAAAAGGCTCAGAGGTGGTATATTGGACCCTAACAAAGGATGGCCGCTCACAAGCCAGATTTCCACGGGCGAAGCTAATCCATAACTCATCTAAATTGCAAAAACCTCCATAAGCATGTCTGGTTAGCGAAAAGTAAATCGAAATAGCTCTTCTTTCTTGGATATACTGCGGTAAGCCTATGGAAAACTCCAGTCCACGGCGTCCTACAATGTTCCCATAGATGTTAGGCTCAGTCTGTCTGCCTAACGTAAAGcttgaaacaagaaaaacaatcaaaagcATAGAGCACAAAAGGCCGTGTCTAACAGTCATTATGCAAGAGAAACTAGTTAGGAAGTCCTAATGAGAGTTGTAACAGCCCTTATGTCATAGTAAAAATCACAAATCCAAGTTGTAAGTAAAGTCATAAGCTTgttagcctgcaaatacagatGTATGTCCAGTCGTCACTTCTGAAGCGACGACTGGATCCAGGATATAAGCTTCTTTGAGTTGTAGGAGTCAAGACTTTTCCGTTTTCTGGTGACCTTACTCACTCCATcacaataaattattacaaaCTTAGACTGGATTAGTGGAGTTGGAAGTAGAGGCGGAAGAATAAATCAGTCACATGAGTGAATCTTCTCAAAGATTGATTGAGCATTCCACTCCAACAATATAGTTTTCCCTAAACCATAAGCCATGGAATTGAAAGCAGAATCAAAATGCTGATTTCACAAGACCATAACAATCTATGCTTCTGTTTGACTACAACTCTGACTTACACCATCACTAGTGAAAACAATCCTTAACAAACACAAAATGTACATTCAGAAATTATCACAACACAGTTCAAACTTAAGTATAAAATATTTTGAGGCAAATACAAACTACAAGATTTTGCTTAACACTGAATATGCCAAATTTCACTCTCTTTCTTAAAAAAATCAGGTAAATGACcatcttttttttcattataattcTTTTAGTCTATTCAAATACATCTAGGTTATTAAAATGCTTAGAGTACTGTAAACTAAGTTataacaaaattgcaaaatcacTGTCCTATTTACAAACTTAAGCTACACTGTATAAGGCTATAAACACTGTCTTTTAAAGTATTCTAGAAAACAATGGCCATAAAAAAAGTGCTTATATCTTTCCCCAAAAAATCTGGGTAAAACTGAAAATATAGCCCTTTATTGTTAAGTGAAGTAATGGTCACTCATAAGAATAGGACAGTCGTTATATTCTACATCAAAGTCATATAATAACTCCACAAGTTGAGGTTCTGGTCTTGGCCCTCCAGAAAAGCCACACTCTTCCAGAGTCTTGTGACGATCCATCTCTactctttttccttctttagtAGTGCAGTATATAACAACTTTCCTGGCAGTACCACCAAATCTCTCATTGATAATAGACTCAATGGAATAAACTGGTATATGGGCATGAACAAATATCTGAAAATGTCCTGGGTATGACTTTAACTGTGGAAGATTTGCAAATGTCACCAACTTGAGCTCCATGCTTATAAATCTGAACATACAAATTAAAATGTAAGTCAGTATATTTCTGGATTGAAACATCAGCAATAATTATCAGACTTCAAAGCAACTTGCAACACATAAAAAAGATGACAAAAATATATAGTTGTTTAAAAATACAATTATGTAGcaacattagggactttaagatccaattCATGATCATTGGCACATCACAGCAACTAGCTAAAGTATCTCTTAACAGCCTTCGTATTGGGACTGCAACTATCACTCCTGTGTTGTCTGCAAGGAACTTGGGCTCATGGTTTGATTCCAAGCTGACGATGGCAATCCATATTTCAAAAACATGTAACTCTGCCTTCTATTATTTGTATAATCTGAGACGCATAAGAAAATATCTATCTAAAGACAACACCAAGACTCTGATTCATGCCTTTATTTCAAGCAGAGTCGATTACTGTAACAGTCTTTTATATGGCCTGCCGGAGAATCAACTCAATAAGCTACAGCGTGTGCAGAACATGTGTGCTAGATTAATATGCAATGAAAGTAAATATTGCCACATTACTCCTTTATTAGTAGATTTACATTGGCTGCCTGTAAAGTTcagaattgaatttaaaatcctGTTGATtgcttttaagatttttaaggGCTTAGCACCTTCGTACTTAAGTTTTTTAATTACTCCTAAGCCTGTATCTAAATATAATTTAAGAAGTTCTAGCGACAGTACCCTACTTAGTTATCCGAATGTTAAGCCCAAGGAAACTCTCGGTGAACGGGCCTTCCTGTTTGCTGCACCTAAGCTATGGAATGCTGTGCCAAGATTTATTACGGAATCCATTTCAGTTGACACTTTTAAGAGAAAGTTGAAGACTCACCTTTTTAAAAACGCATTTTGCACCACTTAGATTATAAGATTGTATTTTTAGCTTACTAGACTAAATAATTTTCAGCTtataatttttaagattttgccaACAGATTTTATCTATTTAACTTTTAGCCATTGGTTTTTCTATTCTATATCTATATTATCatcttattttatcatttttactatcataattattcataatttttattattagtagtattattgttttgtttttgtttttttgtttttttttccctatggcgcatttgaatatatttataatatatagatattTGGGCCTtataagtttttgaaattaataattaattaaattaacgATGTGACGGTGACAAGAACGTtgcataaaaagtgaatttgagttttttcagtctttatagcgattattcctacccacttactttgtcaatgtAGGCAAACCATCccaaagctgaatttcaaggaaccatattcaagctcagaaagagaaataaaatttcgtcgttgcttgtttatgtcctccataaaacgcgaaattaggcattttcaattgtggtcgtgcaaaaaagggaaaaaaatgtacaaaaaagtgtgatgcacatgcaaagttgtagttttgctaattaaacctattgtttttttgatgttctcgtTGTTGTCCGcatcgttggatcttaaagtccctaataaggCAACTGATGCCTACAAAAACGCTGCATATGAAAGTTACTGGTGCGCTTAAAAAGCTTAGAAATACAGACTTGTAAATATAAATAATTGCAAGGTGATACAGTAAACTCTCTCTAATTTGGACACCTTTCAAACCAGCATGGGGTGCAcctgttttaaaaagaacagAATAAAAGGAGTAatgaaaggcagggaccaactttaTGGAAACTTTAGTTGTCTGTTTGAAGGAGGTAATGCAGTACTACAGGCATCCATATTGAGAGGGTTCACTCTACTGGAATTAACTTAACAATTAACTAATATTTACACAGTACAAAAAATAGCATACAGTGTATCTGAGGAAGGAAAACAGAAATCAATAGTCTTTCTTAAAGTTAATATATTCTATGTCCCAGGTATTTACTGCACCAGTACTGAACATCTTGCATGGAGAAAGCTGATCTCCATTTTGATGTGCAGTATAATTATTTAACAGCTCACCTCGGATACTTTTCTTTGGGAGGTTTCCATAATCCCAGTTTACAACAAGGACACTGCTCCAATTCTTctctttcaaatttcaaaacagGTAGGCCATCATCTTCCACACATTCTTCTTTCTTATAATACTTCAATCCCTTAGAGAATTCCAGGTAATCTAGCAATCCATTACTATCTCTGTCAAGTTTCTTGGCAAGCACATAAAGCTCAAGATTGTTAGCTGGTGCATTTAAGTCTCGCATTCCTGCATAAAACTCCTCATATGATAAGCTGCCATCCCCATCTACATCAAATCGCCGGAAAAGATCAATAGCCCTGGCATAGTTATCAAGCATCCATTTGTCCATGCGAGCTACAAACGCAGCATGAAGATCATCAGCTGCTTCAAATGCCTCAGCTGCTTTCTCAAGTTTTTCCTGTCCCAAACAAAACACACTTTGAACAACAAAAAGGTTTTTCCACTAAAATTAAGGTACATGTACTCAGAGGCGTAAGTaaataaaaatgggaaattaatAGTTTGTCACACTCAgtgcagggttgtcactaagggctgggggccggggatttcctcCGGCTACTCAGAgcatggcccccggctactttcttcgttaaattaaaccaaaagagcAGACCTTTGAAACACACAAAGACTATCCATCAAACTAAGTGCAAGTTTCTTCTGCAGCAGGTTTAAGTAATTTTGAAATACTTGCgtgcaaaaactaagaaatgtcaGAAAAAGACATCTGACTTAGATTTGGTACTGGTACACACGCgtgacagcaacgagaacgcaATAGGTTTATTGAGTAAAACAACTAGTTTGGACgttcatcacgcttttttgtacatttctttgccatcactgcacgactacgacgtgaaagtgcctagtttcacgttttatggaggacgtaaacaagcgacaacAAACTTttcattctctttctaaacttgagtgtgttcccaaagaaatcaactccagggaaattggcctacatttttagctattttcagcgaaattattgaaataaacgcgacaaagttggAAAAAGCACCAATTCATTTTCAAAGTGACTTTTTCACTGCCGTCACCTTTGTCGATGCTAAAAGTCCTTAGTTTCAACCCTTGTGCCGGCTTTGTGTTCAACATGTTGAACAAAGGCAAAGGAACTGCACTCTTTGTTCACGATGAAAGACCTGAGCAGATCTCTGTTGACATCACAGAAGAAGTTGAGGCTTCATCAGAGTGTTAAATCTCTCTGATGCTGATGTTAATGATAATGGGATAATGATGAAGGCTTTGAAAATGAAGACTATGACTGATTGCTATGTTTAATAAATTGACATTTAAGTGACCAGGCTTTAGGTATCGAGTATATAAAATAACGCACGGTCAGCGGGAAATGTTTGATCATTGTCCGCAGGTCATAATCACATCCTCTCAGTTCTACTTCCAAGAAGTTATATATAAAAGGGAAGTTAGGCATTAGCATTACTTTTGCATTCTTCTTCTTG encodes:
- the LOC140927925 gene encoding uncharacterized protein isoform X1, with translation MLCLSGFELYYRWVPLIPLANTLVSNRRHKTTQKWTIVTELFERKISLHISGGKKKGAKKAKKSKDELAKEKLEKAAEAFEAADDLHAAFVARMDKWMLDNYARAIDLFRRFDVDGDGSLSYEEFYAGMRDLNAPANNLELYVLAKKLDRDSNGLLDYLEFSKGLKYYKKEECVEDDGLPVLKFEREELEQCPCCKLGLWKPPKEKYPRFISMELKLVTFANLPQLKSYPGHFQIFVHAHIPVYSIESIINERFGGTARKVVIYCTTKEGKRVEMDRHKTLEECGFSGGPRPEPQLVELLYDFDVEYNDCPILMSDHYFT
- the LOC140927925 gene encoding uncharacterized protein isoform X2, yielding MPVKKKSGKSKSGGKKKGAKKAKKSKDELAKEKLEKAAEAFEAADDLHAAFVARMDKWMLDNYARAIDLFRRFDVDGDGSLSYEEFYAGMRDLNAPANNLELYVLAKKLDRDSNGLLDYLEFSKGLKYYKKEECVEDDGLPVLKFEREELEQCPCCKLGLWKPPKEKYPRFISMELKLVTFANLPQLKSYPGHFQIFVHAHIPVYSIESIINERFGGTARKVVIYCTTKEGKRVEMDRHKTLEECGFSGGPRPEPQLVELLYDFDVEYNDCPILMSDHYFT
- the LOC140927925 gene encoding uncharacterized protein isoform X3, with the protein product MNLLSVFCLGQEKLEKAAEAFEAADDLHAAFVARMDKWMLDNYARAIDLFRRFDVDGDGSLSYEEFYAGMRDLNAPANNLELYVLAKKLDRDSNGLLDYLEFSKGLKYYKKEECVEDDGLPVLKFEREELEQCPCCKLGLWKPPKEKYPRFISMELKLVTFANLPQLKSYPGHFQIFVHAHIPVYSIESIINERFGGTARKVVIYCTTKEGKRVEMDRHKTLEECGFSGGPRPEPQLVELLYDFDVEYNDCPILMSDHYFT